Proteins from a single region of Bacteroidota bacterium:
- a CDS encoding TonB-dependent receptor, producing the protein MRLIYTNLRTSLLLLLMVLAGFAQAQTNYGQLRGTVKDALTGKILDYATVRLEQNGIFVDGSYSDMDGNFTFAALNPGNYDVIVTYIGYDTAVVSVTITSDSYIFRDIKMSKVGGASDGGKVLGAASVSGLKGKKLIETDDQKKTFTDKDIKVLPTRSVASIAGLTAGVNVTRSGVSFRGSRTDGTAYFIDGVRAIGAFGQTQAAQSQITIYQNGIPAQFGDFTGGAISITTKGASRFHQGSFEITSSTPTEFVKFTKGKFDNDNRFKRANRFDWNQMEGFAQGPLYIKNKGQGAKERVVLGYMVAGNLTYTRDPSPSYIGVYKVNDAKLSEIEQHPLVTNVDGGLVHAGNFLTMNDMENVRVRPNSHSAEGNFQGKIDYSPNRNMDLSFFTSLQYAGGPAVSNNIMNYKLNAISNNITVRSYLRFTHRIPSDTARANAGKVTFNNTYYTIRVDYQNTFSRAYDPVHGDRIFDYGYIGKFERYQTPNYTYRPDPSGTSPKMYVNQNGDTVYISNYYEQIGFMDTAYKFIRADQFIPGDRGKNMNPLRANYTTNLYNYYDERGGNISNELQVIQGQGLINGYNPPNVYSIWSTPGFITANWSKGQAERYTAFAMFETQIKNNKKSESGNIKPPHDLQFGFMYEKTVNRGYGLGAAGLWMLMPQLMNTHLKELDKEHPFLTYDQNGVFTDTVKYQRFINTEQQTNFDKNFRNKVIKEGIRDVNGNFYNERSFIEINSFTPDDFDLSLFSANDLLNNGSSYVSYYGYDHLGNIVRGKPSVEAFTNDPAKRLIGAFQPVYSAAWIQDKFAYKDIIFRLGLRMERYDANELVLKDPYSLFPIKTVGEVGKLNGIDVNHPSNMGQDYKVYVNDVKNPTRILGYRDGDQWYDASGNEVNNPEIIANQTNSGRIAPYLVDPANQKLTGNSFRDFIPKINVLPRILFSFPIKEDANFYASFDVLAQKPISTYSFSTIDNYYFMDTRNTGAMANPNLKPRIKTEYQIGFKQMIGDNSSIELGSYYAEIKNDIQLYQYNQAYPVNYISYQNIDFSTVKGFTTEYQLEGEHLSFRANYNLQFADGTGSNPNAASALIASGQPNLRTLFPLGDLDIRHQIRVIFNYNFGRNQGKYTYQGPTWGNWGEKVFRDVNANFVITANSGLPYTQTNVPTQIGSADRANIKGTPFGARLPWQFNADLNIQKNFLINRGKTREGKERKPITATAFLWITNVFNFERISGVYPYTGSPVDDGFLNSPRGQQAVSEQLSAQSYYDLYRILTTNPGNFLAPRFSRLGVRFNF; encoded by the coding sequence ATGAGACTGATTTATACTAACTTACGAACATCATTATTGCTATTGTTGATGGTTTTAGCAGGATTTGCACAAGCCCAAACAAACTATGGTCAGTTGCGTGGAACGGTTAAAGATGCGTTAACAGGAAAAATTCTTGATTATGCAACCGTGCGACTTGAACAAAATGGAATCTTTGTAGATGGTTCATATTCGGACATGGATGGAAATTTCACCTTTGCTGCCTTGAATCCCGGCAATTATGATGTAATTGTAACTTACATTGGTTATGACACAGCTGTTGTGTCAGTTACTATCACATCTGACTCTTATATCTTCAGGGATATAAAAATGAGCAAAGTCGGGGGTGCTTCTGATGGTGGAAAAGTGCTTGGAGCTGCTAGTGTTTCAGGACTCAAAGGCAAAAAACTGATCGAGACAGACGACCAGAAAAAAACCTTTACTGATAAAGATATTAAAGTGTTGCCAACCCGAAGTGTTGCATCTATTGCAGGTTTAACTGCCGGTGTGAACGTAACAAGAAGTGGCGTTAGTTTTAGAGGTTCTCGTACTGATGGAACAGCTTATTTTATTGATGGTGTGAGAGCTATCGGTGCTTTTGGACAAACTCAAGCTGCACAAAGTCAAATCACTATCTACCAAAATGGTATTCCTGCTCAGTTCGGAGACTTTACCGGAGGAGCTATTTCTATTACTACCAAAGGTGCTTCCAGATTCCATCAAGGCTCATTCGAAATCACCAGTTCTACACCCACCGAGTTTGTTAAATTTACAAAAGGTAAATTTGACAACGATAACCGTTTCAAAAGAGCCAACCGTTTTGATTGGAATCAAATGGAAGGATTTGCCCAAGGACCTCTTTATATTAAGAACAAAGGTCAAGGAGCCAAAGAGAGAGTGGTATTGGGTTATATGGTTGCCGGTAATTTAACCTATACCAGAGACCCCAGCCCTTCCTATATAGGAGTGTATAAAGTGAATGACGCCAAATTGTCCGAGATTGAACAACATCCATTGGTAACTAATGTTGACGGTGGATTAGTACATGCAGGTAACTTTTTGACCATGAACGATATGGAGAATGTAAGAGTTAGACCCAACAGTCATTCTGCAGAGGGCAACTTTCAAGGTAAAATTGATTATAGCCCAAATAGAAATATGGACTTGAGTTTCTTTACAAGTTTACAATATGCCGGTGGACCTGCTGTAAGTAATAATATTATGAACTACAAACTCAATGCAATTAGTAATAATATTACAGTTCGCTCTTATTTGAGATTTACACATAGGATTCCTTCTGATACAGCAAGAGCAAATGCCGGAAAGGTAACTTTTAATAACACCTATTATACCATCAGAGTTGATTACCAAAATACATTCAGCAGAGCCTATGACCCTGTTCATGGAGATAGAATTTTTGACTATGGTTATATCGGGAAGTTTGAACGTTACCAAACTCCAAACTATACATATAGACCAGACCCGTCAGGCACTAGCCCTAAAATGTATGTGAATCAAAACGGAGATACAGTATATATAAGCAACTATTATGAGCAAATCGGATTTATGGATACTGCCTATAAATTTATCAGAGCCGACCAATTTATTCCCGGTGACAGAGGCAAAAACATGAACCCGCTTAGAGCTAATTATACTACTAATCTTTATAATTACTATGATGAAAGAGGTGGAAACATCTCAAACGAACTACAAGTAATACAGGGCCAAGGTTTGATTAATGGCTACAATCCTCCAAACGTATATTCAATCTGGTCCACCCCCGGATTTATTACAGCAAACTGGAGCAAAGGACAGGCTGAAAGATATACCGCATTTGCCATGTTTGAAACCCAGATTAAAAACAACAAAAAATCTGAATCAGGCAATATCAAACCCCCTCATGACCTACAGTTCGGTTTTATGTATGAAAAGACGGTGAACAGAGGTTATGGATTGGGTGCAGCCGGTTTGTGGATGCTGATGCCTCAATTAATGAACACTCACCTCAAAGAACTTGATAAAGAACATCCTTTCCTCACTTATGATCAAAATGGTGTATTTACCGATACTGTTAAATATCAAAGATTTATTAATACAGAGCAACAAACCAATTTTGATAAAAACTTCCGTAACAAAGTTATTAAAGAAGGAATCAGAGATGTGAATGGTAATTTTTACAATGAACGAAGCTTCATTGAAATCAACTCCTTTACTCCCGATGATTTTGATTTAAGTCTATTCAGCGCTAATGACCTTCTAAATAATGGAAGCAGTTATGTTAGTTACTATGGATATGACCATTTAGGTAATATAGTGAGAGGTAAACCCAGCGTTGAAGCCTTTACCAATGACCCTGCTAAAAGGCTTATAGGTGCTTTCCAACCAGTTTATTCAGCAGCTTGGATTCAAGATAAATTTGCATATAAAGATATTATTTTCCGTCTGGGATTAAGGATGGAGAGATATGATGCTAATGAATTAGTGCTAAAAGACCCATATTCACTTTTCCCGATTAAAACAGTTGGAGAAGTAGGTAAATTAAATGGAATTGATGTAAACCATCCGTCTAATATGGGTCAGGACTATAAAGTTTATGTTAATGATGTGAAGAACCCTACCCGAATCTTAGGTTACAGAGATGGAGACCAATGGTATGATGCTTCTGGAAATGAAGTTAATAATCCTGAGATTATTGCCAACCAAACTAACTCCGGTCGAATAGCACCTTATCTTGTAGATCCTGCCAATCAAAAATTGACCGGTAATTCTTTTAGAGATTTTATACCCAAAATAAATGTATTGCCTCGTATTCTCTTCTCATTCCCTATCAAAGAAGATGCAAACTTTTATGCAAGTTTTGATGTATTAGCTCAAAAGCCAATTTCAACCTATTCTTTTTCAACCATAGATAACTACTATTTTATGGACACTCGTAATACAGGTGCTATGGCAAATCCTAATCTGAAGCCACGTATCAAAACTGAATATCAGATTGGATTTAAACAAATGATTGGTGATAATTCTTCTATTGAATTGGGCTCTTATTATGCAGAAATTAAAAATGACATTCAGTTATACCAATATAACCAAGCATATCCGGTAAACTATATAAGTTATCAAAATATTGACTTTAGTACAGTCAAAGGTTTTACAACTGAATATCAGTTAGAAGGAGAACACCTTTCATTCAGAGCTAACTACAACTTACAGTTTGCTGACGGAACCGGTTCAAATCCCAATGCTGCCAGTGCTTTGATTGCATCAGGACAACCTAATTTGAGAACTTTATTTCCTTTAGGAGATTTGGACATTCGCCACCAGATAAGAGTTATTTTCAATTATAATTTTGGAAGAAACCAAGGTAAATACACTTATCAAGGACCTACTTGGGGCAATTGGGGAGAGAAAGTGTTCAGAGATGTAAACGCAAACTTTGTGATTACTGCTAATTCCGGCTTGCCCTATACTCAAACTAATGTTCCTACTCAAATTGGTTCAGCCGACAGGGCTAATATCAAAGGAACACCATTTGGTGCTCGCTTACCATGGCAATTTAATGCGGATTTAAATATCCAAAAGAACTTCCTTATCAACCGTGGCAAAACCCGCGAAGGAAAAGAAAGAAAACCTATTACTGCAACTGCTTTCCTTTGGATAACCAATGTATTTAATTTTGAAAGAATATCAGGGGTATATCCCTACACAGGCTCACCGGTTGATGACGGATTTTTGAACTCTCCTCGTGGTCAACAGGCTGTTTCAGAACAATTGAGTGCTCAATCTTATTATGATTTGTATCGCATATTAACAACTAACCCCGGTAATTTCCTTGCACCACGTTTTTCAAGACTTGGCGTAAGATTTAATTTCTAA
- a CDS encoding PorV/PorQ family protein — protein sequence MIKLEMKNFVKGLILAGTGILLTATSNASDEARFGSAGAPQLTINGWARSSGWGNANVGGIRGAEAFYFNPAGLAKTPQTELIFARTAWLVGTGISINNVAFTQNIGKSGSDVIGISLMSYEIGNINITTVQQPDGGLGTYRPSFMNLGFGYAKKFTKSISGGIVTRIVQEQIPDVRMVGVCFDAGVQYAASSNPDSKVKKDDLKFGISLRNIGPNMTPSGDGLTKKSTIQGAGYESSMFSRANQVQLPSLINIGGSYDFKLDKDADVYFNRLTLAANYNFNAFSPNITTVGLEWAYKEIFMIRTGYNFQQGGFNYETRNDALTGFCAGATVEIPLGSKGSDNKSTLGVDYSYRSTNPFSGTHSFGLRINIDSKGHK from the coding sequence ATGATAAAACTTGAAATGAAGAATTTTGTTAAAGGACTTATACTTGCGGGTACCGGAATATTGCTAACAGCAACAAGCAACGCTTCTGACGAAGCACGTTTCGGTTCAGCAGGTGCACCGCAACTAACAATTAATGGTTGGGCAAGAAGTTCAGGGTGGGGAAATGCCAATGTTGGTGGAATTAGGGGAGCTGAGGCTTTCTATTTCAATCCTGCCGGATTAGCAAAAACACCTCAAACCGAATTGATTTTTGCCCGCACTGCTTGGCTTGTCGGGACCGGTATTAGTATTAACAATGTGGCTTTTACACAAAATATAGGAAAAAGCGGCTCCGATGTAATTGGTATTAGTTTGATGTCCTATGAAATCGGCAATATTAATATCACAACTGTGCAACAACCTGACGGTGGATTAGGTACTTATAGACCTTCCTTTATGAATCTGGGATTTGGTTATGCAAAGAAATTTACAAAATCAATTTCCGGTGGTATTGTTACCCGAATTGTACAAGAACAAATCCCTGATGTAAGAATGGTAGGTGTATGCTTTGATGCCGGTGTACAATATGCAGCATCATCTAACCCTGACAGCAAAGTTAAAAAGGATGATTTAAAATTTGGGATTTCGCTTAGAAATATTGGACCTAATATGACTCCTTCAGGCGATGGTCTTACCAAAAAATCAACTATTCAGGGAGCAGGCTACGAAAGCTCAATGTTTTCCAGAGCCAATCAAGTGCAATTACCTTCGTTAATTAATATTGGTGGAAGCTACGATTTTAAATTAGACAAAGATGCAGATGTGTACTTTAACAGATTAACATTAGCAGCTAATTATAATTTTAATGCATTCTCGCCAAACATTACTACAGTTGGTTTAGAATGGGCTTATAAAGAGATTTTTATGATAAGAACCGGTTATAATTTCCAACAAGGTGGTTTTAACTATGAAACAAGAAATGATGCATTGACCGGTTTTTGTGCCGGTGCCACTGTTGAAATACCGCTTGGCTCAAAAGGTTCTGATAATAAATCTACGCTTGGAGTTGACTATTCTTATCGTTCAACAAACCCATTTAGCGGAACACATTCTTTTGGATTGAGAATTAATATAGACAGCAAAGGACACAAATAA
- a CDS encoding OmpH family outer membrane protein yields the protein MKIMKKLFLIAFAVLFAGTAFSQKQKFGYVDTEYILGKMPEYRSAQKQLDELSKDWQTQVDKKYADLDAKFKEFKAEEPLLTKDQRKEREQTIVNMETEAKRFENEKFGPEGELFKKRQELIKPIQDKVFKAIQSVAKDGAYDFVFDIAGNMVVLITDPKYDLSDNVLELLGVTTN from the coding sequence ATGAAAATCATGAAAAAACTATTTTTAATTGCTTTTGCAGTCTTATTTGCCGGCACAGCATTTTCTCAAAAACAAAAATTCGGCTATGTAGATACCGAATATATTTTAGGTAAAATGCCCGAATACCGTTCAGCACAAAAACAGTTGGATGAACTATCCAAAGACTGGCAGACACAAGTGGACAAGAAGTATGCTGATTTGGATGCCAAGTTTAAAGAGTTCAAGGCAGAAGAACCCTTATTGACAAAAGACCAAAGAAAAGAAAGAGAGCAAACAATTGTGAACATGGAGACAGAGGCTAAGCGATTTGAGAATGAAAAGTTTGGTCCGGAAGGAGAATTGTTCAAAAAACGTCAAGAGTTGATCAAGCCCATACAAGACAAAGTGTTTAAAGCTATTCAAAGTGTGGCAAAAGATGGAGCTTATGATTTCGTGTTTGATATAGCCGGCAATATGGTGGTTTTAATTACTGACCCCAAATATGACTTGAGTGATAACGTATTGGAATTACTGGGTGTAACAACAAATTAA
- a CDS encoding OmpH family outer membrane protein: MTSRILKRAMVFVLMMASFYGVKAQTMKIGYLNYSNVVLDLPEYKTMNDSLMSFYLKLQEDLKKIEDDYIAKQTELNKKIEAGNQNKRLIELEQYALDQLQQIYQFQQKENEEKLANKQEELLLPLRKKVDDAIDAVAKDKGFSMVIDASVLHFKRDADDIENLVRAKLKLMTKEESEKKRKEGANDIDTPPIPKNPLGN, from the coding sequence ATGACAAGTAGAATTTTGAAAAGAGCGATGGTTTTTGTGTTAATGATGGCTTCGTTTTATGGAGTAAAAGCACAAACAATGAAGATTGGTTATCTGAACTATAGCAATGTAGTTTTGGATTTGCCCGAATACAAAACAATGAACGACAGTTTAATGTCCTTCTATCTCAAGTTACAAGAAGATTTGAAAAAAATAGAAGATGACTATATTGCCAAACAAACAGAGTTGAACAAGAAAATAGAAGCGGGCAACCAAAATAAACGATTGATTGAATTGGAACAATATGCACTAGACCAACTTCAACAGATTTATCAATTTCAACAAAAGGAAAATGAAGAAAAATTAGCTAATAAACAAGAAGAACTCTTACTTCCATTAAGAAAAAAGGTTGATGATGCCATAGATGCCGTTGCAAAAGACAAAGGTTTTTCCATGGTAATTGATGCTTCTGTGTTGCACTTCAAACGCGATGCAGATGATATTGAAAACTTAGTGAGAGCCAAACTCAAACTAATGACAAAAGAAGAATCCGAGAAAAAAAGAAAAGAAGGAGCAAACGATATTGACACTCCGCCTATTCCAAAAAATCCATTAGGAAATTAG
- the greA gene encoding transcription elongation factor GreA has protein sequence MNTELNYVTKEGMDSLRNELENLKKVERPNISKQIAEARDKGDLSENAEYDAAKDAQGLLEAKIAKLENILAHSRIIDESKLDISKISLLSKVTVKNLKINKEMTYTIVSETEANLKEGKISSKSAIGAGLIGKSKGEIVEIQVPAGLIKLEIMNIER, from the coding sequence ATGAATACAGAATTGAATTATGTTACCAAGGAAGGGATGGATTCTCTTCGTAATGAATTGGAAAACTTAAAAAAGGTTGAAAGACCCAATATCAGCAAACAAATTGCCGAGGCAAGAGACAAAGGTGATTTATCCGAAAATGCCGAATATGATGCAGCAAAAGATGCACAAGGTTTGTTGGAAGCCAAAATTGCCAAACTTGAAAACATTCTGGCACACAGCAGAATCATTGATGAGTCAAAATTAGATATATCTAAGATTTCATTGTTGAGCAAAGTTACAGTCAAGAACTTAAAAATAAACAAGGAAATGACTTATACCATTGTTTCTGAAACTGAGGCAAATTTAAAAGAAGGAAAAATTTCTTCTAAATCAGCTATTGGAGCCGGATTGATTGGAAAATCCAAAGGTGAAATTGTAGAAATACAAGTGCCTGCCGGTTTGATCAAATTAGAAATCATGAATATCGAAAGATAA
- a CDS encoding NAD(P)-binding domain-containing protein — protein MRNERKENQSVLIVDDFHPSLLEGLYRLGIHFDYQPEIEKKEILAKIAQYSGLIVRSKIECDKAFFEKAKQLKWIAKGGSGIDSIDEQETKLRNIQIINAPEGNRNAVAEHTIGLMLNLADNISHAYQSVQKRRWNREANRGVELEGKVLGIIGFGNIGSTLAKRISGFDMQVLAYDKYKPVDSPFAIAATLDRIFEEADWVSLHIPLTEETRSMVNADFLQKFKKPIGLINASRGKIVVAADVLTLLQTGQMAAFGADVLENEKPANWNEEEKQTYGMLMSMPNVVITPHIAGWTKESYRKIAEVIIAKLEQLLSF, from the coding sequence ATGAGAAATGAGAGAAAAGAAAATCAATCAGTTCTGATAGTCGATGATTTCCATCCTTCATTATTAGAAGGTTTATATAGATTGGGAATTCATTTTGATTATCAACCCGAAATAGAAAAAAAGGAGATTTTAGCAAAAATCGCTCAATACTCGGGATTGATTGTGAGGAGTAAGATAGAGTGCGACAAGGCGTTCTTTGAAAAGGCTAAACAACTGAAATGGATTGCAAAAGGCGGCTCAGGCATTGACAGCATTGATGAACAAGAAACTAAGCTGAGAAATATACAAATAATCAATGCCCCCGAAGGAAATCGCAATGCTGTAGCAGAACACACCATAGGACTCATGCTCAACTTGGCTGATAATATTAGTCATGCATATCAAAGTGTTCAAAAAAGACGCTGGAACAGAGAAGCAAACAGAGGTGTTGAATTGGAAGGAAAGGTATTGGGCATCATAGGCTTTGGAAATATTGGTTCCACTTTGGCAAAAAGAATTTCGGGTTTTGACATGCAAGTATTGGCTTATGACAAATATAAACCCGTTGATTCACCTTTTGCGATAGCTGCAACACTTGACAGAATCTTTGAGGAAGCAGATTGGGTTTCATTACACATTCCATTGACTGAAGAAACTCGGAGCATGGTGAATGCAGATTTTCTACAAAAATTCAAAAAACCAATCGGATTAATCAATGCGTCAAGAGGTAAAATTGTGGTAGCTGCCGATGTTTTGACATTATTACAAACAGGTCAAATGGCGGCTTTTGGTGCAGATGTGTTGGAAAACGAAAAACCTGCCAATTGGAATGAAGAAGAAAAGCAGACTTATGGTATGCTGATGTCCATGCCAAATGTTGTCATAACCCCGCACATTGCAGGTTGGACAAAAGAATCCTATCGAAAAATTGCAGAAGTAATTATAGCAAAACTTGAACAGTTGCTTAGCTTTTAG
- a CDS encoding YdcF family protein, protein MLNPFFWVMILLLWSLSTKNIIKRKRLILISLVLVFLFGNSVLVNEVGILQEKKWRNAAKNSHTYPDTAVLLGGFCSEDNDLNRVEFAESADRLFQVLKLYQSHQIGTLVISGGSGSLLYPNQKEAKLVEEYLKEGHFRTDSLLIESQSRNTFENAQFTKELIGLDNPRILLVTSAFHMNRAMKVFSKAGYAPQPFPTHFLFEPIRKYSLESFILPNARSFQKWELLSKEWLGTMIYKVKGYL, encoded by the coding sequence TTGTTAAACCCTTTTTTCTGGGTAATGATTTTGCTGCTTTGGAGTTTGTCCACCAAAAATATAATTAAGCGCAAACGATTGATATTAATCTCTCTGGTATTGGTGTTCCTATTTGGAAACAGTGTTTTGGTCAACGAGGTAGGTATTTTGCAAGAAAAGAAATGGCGTAATGCAGCCAAAAACTCTCATACCTATCCCGATACTGCGGTTTTATTGGGTGGTTTTTGTTCCGAGGACAATGATTTGAACAGGGTTGAATTTGCTGAATCTGCAGATAGGCTGTTTCAGGTATTGAAACTGTATCAATCACATCAAATAGGGACACTTGTAATTTCGGGAGGAAGCGGCAGCTTACTATATCCTAATCAAAAAGAAGCTAAACTTGTTGAAGAATACCTGAAGGAAGGACATTTTAGGACAGATAGCCTTTTGATAGAATCGCAATCTCGGAATACATTTGAGAATGCTCAATTTACCAAAGAGTTGATAGGTTTGGACAATCCGCGTATTCTGTTGGTTACATCCGCCTTTCACATGAATCGAGCAATGAAAGTATTCAGCAAAGCGGGTTATGCACCTCAGCCTTTTCCGACACATTTTTTGTTTGAACCTATTCGCAAATACAGCTTGGAATCGTTTATTTTACCCAATGCCCGCAGTTTTCAGAAATGGGAATTGTTGAGCAAAGAATGGCTTGGTACAATGATTTACAAGGTCAAAGGCTATTTGTAA
- the murI gene encoding glutamate racemase → MKSRPIGIFDSGIGGLTVANAISALLPNEQLIYFGDTAHLPYGDKSAKAIREYSREIMQFLVNQNCKLIVIACNSASASIGNSFQKWMPKEIPVINVIEPVVQHIAKQKHKKIGLIGTKRTIKSGVFPKHLKNTAPSKSIQSLATPLLAPMIEEGFYNNNISKAVINAYLENSRLKGIQSLVLACTHYPLIEKQIIELVGKQTTIVNSAHVVATKVKEVINKLHLENNQHKPLAHQFYISDYTPAFEQAANRFFGKKVKLTEHNLWKRQKV, encoded by the coding sequence TTGAAATCACGTCCGATTGGTATATTTGACTCAGGTATTGGCGGCTTAACGGTCGCCAATGCTATATCTGCACTCTTGCCAAACGAACAACTGATTTATTTTGGAGATACAGCTCACTTGCCCTATGGAGATAAGTCAGCTAAAGCAATCAGAGAATATTCTCGTGAAATCATGCAATTCTTGGTCAATCAAAATTGCAAACTGATTGTGATTGCTTGTAACTCCGCATCTGCAAGTATTGGCAACTCTTTTCAAAAATGGATGCCGAAGGAAATACCGGTTATCAATGTTATAGAACCGGTCGTTCAGCATATCGCAAAACAAAAACACAAAAAAATTGGACTTATAGGCACCAAACGAACCATTAAATCCGGTGTGTTTCCTAAACATTTAAAAAATACAGCCCCCTCCAAATCTATTCAAAGCCTTGCCACTCCGCTGCTGGCTCCTATGATAGAAGAAGGTTTTTACAACAATAATATCAGCAAAGCTGTAATCAATGCCTATTTAGAAAACTCACGACTCAAAGGCATTCAATCCCTTGTTCTCGCTTGCACTCACTATCCCTTGATTGAGAAGCAAATCATAGAACTTGTTGGAAAACAAACCACAATCGTCAATAGTGCCCATGTTGTAGCAACTAAGGTCAAAGAAGTAATTAACAAACTTCACTTAGAGAATAATCAGCACAAACCTTTGGCACACCAATTCTATATCTCTGACTATACACCTGCATTTGAACAAGCAGCTAATCGTTTTTTCGGCAAAAAAGTGAAGTTGACCGAACACAATCTATGGAAACGACAAAAAGTCTGA